The Betta splendens chromosome 12, fBetSpl5.4, whole genome shotgun sequence genome contains the following window.
AATTTGAGGCTATTCCACTGGGCAGCCTGGCCGGAGACTGGGATGAAACAGCGGCATTACCTGCCCCTGGGAGAGGTAAGAATGCTCCCGTGTTGGCAGCACTGACAGTAGGCACTTGTTGTGGAGAAGGGCTAGAAATGATAAGAACATGGGTGCCTGGACCCAGACCTTGGGGAGGGACTACAAAGCGAGCATTGCTCAGAAGGATCTGTGTGCCGGCAGCAAGGGGCGTAGTGGTGTTGATGACTACTCTCTGCTGGACTGTGCTATTAACAGAGGTGGTGATTGCAGCGCTGGTGGATGTCGCAGTGAAGGTCGACCTTTGGTTCTTTTTGAGATGTTGAGACGAAGATGCTTCCTCACTACTTTGAAGAGCGGGCGTTGAGTTGTGGGTGGGGGTGCCCTGCATGGTAGTAGCTACCCGAGCAGGGTATGCGCCGGGCGCTACGCTGGCGGCTAGACCCAAGTCCTTCCTGATCAGGTTTCCTGCAGGCACGCTGCCAGGGGTAGATGTGCACGTGGAAGGGCCTGTGTGAGACATCATAGTGAAGGAAGGGACACCCTGGAGCTGAAAGCTGGCAGTCACTGAATGAgacacaggctgggctggattTGAACATGTTATAGTGGTGGTGGTGACCGGCGTATAGCCTGAATTTGAGACGGACGCTGGTGTGTGCTTGGAAGGGGAAGCGGGGGCGCCGGTGTTCTTTTCCTCTGTTGTCCGCCCTGACACCAGGGTTTGAAGCCCTGGACATACATGAACTATGTTATTATCATAAAAGCTCCACAAGCTTCAAACTGTGACATAATTTGGCATTGTTCCAAAACCTAATCATACACAAAAAGGTGCTGAACAAACCCACCTGATGGCAGACTGATCATCTTGATGTTGGATACTGATTCCGAGTTACCTCCAGGACGCAGTTCCGTCTTCAGGCTGCGACTGGAGGATGAAGCGCTCAGCAGGGGTCCACTAGCCCCCGGTGCCACTGCCTGCTTTGGGATGGTTCCCGCGAAGGCGGTGGCTGAGGGTGCTGCGGCCTGGCTGATGAACATGAGTCTTGAACCAGCGTGGGAGTTTGTGCCTTTAGACATGGCCACATTTGAAGTGGAGCAAGAAGATGGAGTAACCAGAATGAATTTATTAGCTGGAGCTCTCTCATCGGTAATGGCCCATGTCACGCCAGTCTTGCCGGCCGCCTCTGTTGGTGAGAGGCTTTGGGGGACGCTCAGTGAAGGGACGACAACAGCGTTTTTTACAggtgaaactgcagcagcagtgatctGTGACATAGAACCATTCTGTCCTTGTCTGGTGACGGGAAGGCTACCGGTGACTGCAGTAAATATGGAAGTGGTGGCAGCAGAAGGAGACTTTATTACCGAAGAAACCTGCTTCTGAGGCTCGGCCAGTGAGATGCTTGTTGGATTAGTGCAAGTCTGCGTGAGAACAGCAGGCGAAAGGTTTGGCAATGTCTTTGAGAGGAGGAAGGCTTTAAACTGAGGTGAGATGGTGATGACTGGACTGGTGGGCAGAGAGCCCAGCACGCTGTGGTCTGAGGATGTCTGCACTTTGACGATGCCCGTGTTCCCTCCTCTAGTCGTCACCAGGATGGACTGCGAGTCCCGAATGCACACAGTCTTAAGCTCCTGCTTTGGGTCCTTAGGCTGAACAGGCTCAGCAGACACAGAACCTGGAGAAGCAGAGTGATGGGACGCGATGGGAAAGGGTTTGGGCATGGCGCTTTGTGTACTAACTGGGGGAGTGCAGCTCTGCGCTGCCCCGTGCCGCTCCGGGTTCAAGGCTGCTTGTTGCTGGCAGaaggctgaagcagaggagtCCGCCCCTGTCCGGGCATCTTTAAGGGGAGCCACCTGCTGAACAGGGATTCTGTTCTCAGGAATGGTGAAACCAGGCACATTGGTAGACAGATTTACGGGGCTGGACACTTTAGAAGCTGGGACCTGGACGCTTTTTGGTGGTTGTGGATGTAGGGAAGCAGCCTTTTCTTCAGCTGTGTGAATCAGAAGGTTGGAAGGAAGAATCACCACTTGCTGCATAATCTTTTCGGCAGTACTTTGGTCCATAACCGGATGAACCGAGATCCGGACTTGGCCGCTGCTGTCTTTAACCATTTGAGCAGGACCTTTTTGGACTGTCTGGCCTGGTTTTGTCTGTGGTGGTTTAGGAAGCGGCGTCATCACTGTGGCCATCCCTGAATGTCCGACTACATGCATCTGTTGTAGTCCTTGTGCCTGCATGTGTGGTGATTTCTGGGAACTTGATTGGGGACTTTGTGCTGCTGGATCTTTTGCAGGCATAGAAACCAAAGACCTTTTTCTCTGCACATCTGCATTGCTGACTCCTGGGCAATCAGCAGGCCGTTTCATTAAGGTCACTTTGTTTCCCACGCTCTTCGCCAGCAGGGTGGGAATGGGCGTGTAGCCCTTAGGTAGTCCAGTGGTGGGATGGAGGATGGTGGGTCTGGACGACAGTGAAGACAGGGGCATCCTGGCCGCAGATGTTATGTTTGAATCCCTGAATTGAGTTGATGGATTTATTTCAGATCCAGAGTGTGGCCCAGAGTCAGAAGTAGAAGTGAGGCTGAAGCCAAACTGAACGCTTGGCAGCAGAGTGGCTTTTTCGACGGTGGCCAGAGGGTGTTTCAGGTGGTTTGGAGGTGCACGGGTCACGTGTTCTCCAGTTCCTTCAGTCACAAACTCCCTGCTGTTTGCTAAGAACAAAATAAAGATCTTTAATTAGGGATGCACTGATCAAATAGGTAGCTATAAATGTTCAACATATCGACTACAAAGCAGCCTTAACACAGCTTAAACACAAGGTTGCAAGTTAGATAATATTTTATTACCTCCACTCCAAAGACCTCTCGGAACCATATGCTCCAGATCCTCTTCTTCTGATCTTCTGTATTGGTCTGAGGATGGACAAATCTCCTTGCCCAAAACcttttcttcatcatcatcatcatcatctgatgatgttgatgaaacACACTCCTCCCGTACAAAGTTACTGTACTCCGGGTGCTTCTTGAAATCATCAAATTCCTTTTTCAAGCGAAGCCTAATatagaagaagtagaagaaatAACAGTGAGGATTGTTTTGAATAAAAATATAGAAGATGcttttgttttagatttattatttattgttttaatttcaaaaaGCATATTTGGCACAgtcattgtgtaaatattaaataaaatgaacctGTTTCTCTGGTAGGCCTTCACAAGTTTGGGTTCCCAGGGTAAGAGTTCATTCAGTAGTCTGATCAGAGTACTGTGGAGGTCCTTCACCGCCTCCCTTCTGTAATACCACCGACCCTATCAGTTCAAACATGCAAAGGAACATTAGTCAACAATGTCAAAATGAGTGATCAGACTGAAAAACCTGGACAGTAAGCCAGTGAAGGCTCTAGGGCCTGTAAATAAATCTATATCTGTCACTCACCAATCTCTTTTTAGTGCTCTCTAGGTCGTCAAGCTCATCCTCAGTCTTACCGATAAGCTCTCGCAACTCTTCAAGACTTTTGCAGACCAGCTTCATACAAAAATACCAGAATACCAGTTAGAAGGTATAtaagaaatttaaataaaatattaatatttcagtaCTAAAGAAAGGCTTATTTTGAGCGACTACCTTAAAAGATGGATAAACTGAGGGttcatcttttattttctttgaagGCTCTAGCTTTTTTCCTATAAACAAGACAACAGATGTTCAATAAACCaaacagtttttaaaaaaaaaaaaaaaggtaatatACTGTTGGACTTGACACCAAAAGAGCGTTTTCTCACCTGCtttatgttttttcttcttgtcttttctcTTGATGGAAGTGGCAGCAGACTTAGGAGCCTCGGCGGGGCCGAGCCTCCTTCTGTTcccgtgctgcagctgcttggtcTCTCCTTTCGGCCTCGGCAGCTTTTCTCTCCCGCGCTTTTTCTTccgctttttctttttgctccaGATTTTGTCGCTCACCCGCTCTTCGCTTGAGTTTCGGGTGCTCTCAGAAGACAGCCTTGCTAGCGTTAACGTGCTGCAGGAGCATCGGGGCTCCTCGGACGCGGCAtcactcattttatttttacaacatTCTAGACACAAAGAGCTTTGGTGTCCCTGGcggcagctctcctcctccattttaAGCTGAGCTGATTTGGTTGGGGAGGCCAGAGTTACTGAGCGGGCAGGCGATCTGCCCGTGTAGCTGTGCTCTCCTACACTAAGACAGGGCTCCTGCGTCTCGGCTTCAATGATGCGCTTTGACTGCGATAAGATGCAATGCTCTTGTTTGAGCCTTTTAGAATAATGTTCCAACTCTACAGGTTCTTCCTTCACATTCCTTTTCACACCACTTCCTCCTATTGGACTACTGTGTGAAAGAGATAAAGAGTTGGTGTGTATTTTTACATCCCATTTAGAGTCAAAGTGGAAGTGTCCGTCAGAGGACCCAGATTCAgacctctccctcttcttcagTGACCAGAGTTCAAGCCTTTCattctcttcctctccatcctcattttccctttttaatcCCCCAACTAGGTCTGTTTTCCCCTTGTTAAAATCATGCAGCTCTTCTGCATCCATGGACCCTCCATCATAACCAATGTGACTGTTATTCTCCTCACTCTTTTTCCCATCAGACTCTTTTACCTGAGACCCTGGCTCAATTTCAACCCTTCTGACCCATACAGAAGGGAAGGGGAAGGCCGGGGGTGGGCTGGGGCTCTGGCAGTAGATCCTTAGGTCTGCCCCACAGAAATGTGGGAAATGTATGTAAGCATTCTCCTTGCTGTCATAGCCTAAAATAGACTCTCTACATTCATGGATAGGCTGAGCCAGCACAGCATCCTGTACATCCTTTTGGGTCTCATACACATGATCACACAGCCCCTTCAGGAGCCACACTCGCTGGTAGAAAGGCAGTAGGTGAAAAGGTTTCTCCTCCAAGGGACTCACTTCTCCAAGGGTCCTGAAAAACTGGTGGCAGAGTCCCAGCTGCTCAGCCCGGCCTGGGTGATCCTGGGATGCACCAACAGCACAGTACCAGACCAGGACCCGCTGCCTGAGTTCTGATTCCCAGCGCCGGTAAGGCAGGGCAGGCCGGCGGTGCAGAGCCGCCCTCCGCTGGGGCGGCGATAGTAGGGAAGACATGATtttggagaggaggaggctgcagcgggGCATCAGCAGACAACGCTCCAGCTCAAAAAATACAATCTCTGGGAGGTTCAGTGCAGTCTGAGCCAGACATAGGAAGTGTCCAATAGCAGGAAGTTCCCAAAGGGTGTCCACAGTTTGAGGAGAGGCCTGGGACAACAGGTTTTGCTCCCACTCTTCCACCTGTTTCGCTGACACTTCCTCAGCTTCTTTCTTCTCTAGCTCACGCTGCCTATAAAAATCAATTTTCATTACGTTTTAAGGAAATCTATTATTTTACCAAATATATGTTCTGTCTATTAAACCTAATATACGCCCCACTTACCGTTTCTCCTCCCTCGCCTTCTGCTGCTCTTCAAGTCTTAGGGTCTGTACCATGATCGACTCATGGCCACCAACAGTGATGGTGGCTAGGCTTCGAGGAGCAAGTCTCCTCCTCGTTGAGGTCCCGCTTGAAGCCCGTTCCTCCTCTGCACCGAAACGCCCTTTGGACGTCACTGCCAAAGTTGTCTTTTCTCGCAGTGGCCTTGATTaacagaagaaaaaatacaGGTTAATTAATCAATTGTGTAAAGCTGTGTGATGGTGGCTCATCAGGATTATTAAAAGTAAAGAGACACAACTGAcgaccaaacaaaaaaataaaactaaatgtgtTTAAACTGTAATTACATTAAACCCACCTTGACAGCAGCGTCAGCTTCTGCTCCAGCATGATTTCTAGCTTTTGGGCCTGTTTGGAGATCCAGTGGTCCACTCCATGGTAACGATAACAGTTTTCCAACATCAGCCTGAAATCTGCAACAAACCCCGTTATGGACTCATACTCTTGGTTGATGAACTTCTTCTCCATCCTCCGCAAGCACATGGACTGTCTGAGCTGTGCCTGACCCCAGCCAAGGACCCCACCGATCCCACGCTGGGTCTCCTGGTGGCCAGTAGGGTGAAGAAATGGGCTGGTGATCCCTTTGTGCTTATCCAAGAGGAAGCCAGTGAATATCCGATACGCTTGCTGGACCTCATAATTCATATCCTCCTCAAAGCTACTAGTGTTGGTGGATATACAGACCTCAGGCAGAGAGAGGTCACTGTTGGAAAACTCTGACATGCCATCATTGCTCTGAGCAGGAGGTTCTTCCTTATTGGAATCATCCCCAGGTGCTTCCACAGTCTTATCTTCATAGATGCCATTGCTGAGCCTGTCCTCACTCGTAAATCGGTCCCCGTCTTCATCAGTGCTGCCCACCAGTTTGGATTGTGAGGACATTATTTCAGAGCTGGGCTGCTGGGTCGCTGGGTCAGTCACAGTCAAGTCTTGGTTGTGGAACAGTAGCAGGCTACGAGCTGCAGCAACCTGGTCTGTCATATCCCTCTGATCCCTGGTGCGAGCACCTAAAGCGGGAGACAGACGTCACTTATTGTTGCAAActgacagaaccagagacaagcaTTTACACGAAAGTCAAAATACAAGCTCTTCATCCCTATACTAGTACGCTAACATGCACAGACATGTATACCTTGAGATTTCTGCTATGACATGTGTTCAGATTATTACCACCGCGCCATAAAACACAGGGATGTTAACGTGATCCAAATTACTCGACGTCAAACTTAGTTTACGTGCCTCTCTGATCGCTGCAAACTTTTCCTTTTCACCGTATCAGTGCTTCGCTAGCTCCAAGTTACCTAGCTAATAGTCCGCTAGCCAGCGCAGTTAAGATAATATTGAGTAAACAAAGTTTTTTCCGCTTGCCCATAGGGCTCCACGGCTCACTCCCATCACTCGCGTCCTCGTCACGTGCCAAACAAGACCAAAACAAAGTGACCACGGGTTCGAAGAACGTACCTCGGTGCTTCGAGTGCGGCTCCGGACGCGCACCAGGCAAGGCGGCTCCTAGCAAGCTTGCTAGCCACGGCAGCCTGCTAGCTAGGTTAGCATGCTATTGTCTCCAAACTGGGGCCTGCAATTGCTGCGTTCGCTGCCCATAGTGGGTTACTTTGTTGCGATTAACTGTCCGGCGGATACGGAGTTCTCATGTTGTCAGCGCACAGAGTGATGTCAGTGCCGACACGGTGGCTAAAGCAGCGTTAGCCGGAGTAACACTTGCTGTTTGTCCGACTCCGACAATGCACAGCAGTTCTATATTACTAGCCATCCAGCTAAGCCGCTAAGGCTTGCAAGTTGACAGGTACTTTGTGGTGTGCGCAAACACCGCGTTTGCTCCGCAGACCAACGTGCGTCTCGTGTCAAGTTTCTCCCGAGCCCCGAAGGGTTACCGAGACCCCGCAACGGTGCGCTCTGGCTCGCGTGAAGACTGCTGAAGCGTCCACTCCACTTCCACCCTGCGTGCGCCCGATGCAAATGTGCGCAGCCTGACGTAGCTCGCCGATCTCGTGTCACAACGAATTCACATTATAGTTTTGATTATAGTTATAGGCTGAAATACAGTTTCTTAATGATTGTATTGATAACCTCACGTCATCTATCGGCTATTACAAATGCAGATCGCCCGCATTTAAAAGAAGAATGTTAAAGAAGAATTAATGTTTAAACCACCAGCCAGACTGTTTAAACATTAATTCATaacttgagtgtgtgtgtgccactgAAGTACATCAAACACAGTAGAGACAGTGTATCTCTAcagcccaaacctgagcaagcGCAGGTGTCATTTTGAGCCGCTAGGGGTCGCTCGTCCCCAGCGCAATGAGCAGCTGGTGTGCGAGggctcctctgctctttgtctggaCTCTCAGGTAGAACCCAGGGTTGTTTACCTCACCCCAACGCGCCTCCATTGGGGATTGTTTTCATGGCTGTCTTTAGTGACACTATAGGACGATCCCATCACAGGAGCAAACCTGCAAACTGAAAGGCTTGACAGATAAACTTAATAAATAAGCATTTGGACCAAAAAGTCCATATAAAGCATGAGATTGTGGATTAAGGCGGGGATGTGTAGGAATTAGATGTGTTTACCACCCAGTTGTCTTGCGCACATTACAAGCATTTTTTATGCGTTTTTAATCTTTTAAGTAAAAGACAGAACATGAAACATAAGGAAAGCATTTAACGTCCGGATAAACGGTGCAGTTTAGAAGCTC
Protein-coding sequences here:
- the LOC114867158 gene encoding uncharacterized protein KIAA2026, whose protein sequence is MTDQVAAARSLLLFHNQDLTVTDPATQQPSSEIMSSQSKLVGSTDEDGDRFTSEDRLSNGIYEDKTVEAPGDDSNKEEPPAQSNDGMSEFSNSDLSLPEVCISTNTSSFEEDMNYEVQQAYRIFTGFLLDKHKGITSPFLHPTGHQETQRGIGGVLGWGQAQLRQSMCLRRMEKKFINQEYESITGFVADFRLMLENCYRYHGVDHWISKQAQKLEIMLEQKLTLLSRPLREKTTLAVTSKGRFGAEEERASSGTSTRRRLAPRSLATITVGGHESIMVQTLRLEEQQKAREEKRQRELEKKEAEEVSAKQVEEWEQNLLSQASPQTVDTLWELPAIGHFLCLAQTALNLPEIVFFELERCLLMPRCSLLLSKIMSSLLSPPQRRAALHRRPALPYRRWESELRQRVLVWYCAVGASQDHPGRAEQLGLCHQFFRTLGEVSPLEEKPFHLLPFYQRVWLLKGLCDHVYETQKDVQDAVLAQPIHECRESILGYDSKENAYIHFPHFCGADLRIYCQSPSPPPAFPFPSVWVRRVEIEPGSQVKESDGKKSEENNSHIGYDGGSMDAEELHDFNKGKTDLVGGLKRENEDGEEENERLELWSLKKRERSESGSSDGHFHFDSKWDVKIHTNSLSLSHSSPIGGSGVKRNVKEEPVELEHYSKRLKQEHCILSQSKRIIEAETQEPCLSVGEHSYTGRSPARSVTLASPTKSAQLKMEEESCRQGHQSSLCLECCKNKMSDAASEEPRCSCSTLTLARLSSESTRNSSEERVSDKIWSKKKKRKKKRGREKLPRPKGETKQLQHGNRRRLGPAEAPKSAATSIKRKDKKKKHKAGKKLEPSKKIKDEPSVYPSFKLVCKSLEELRELIGKTEDELDDLESTKKRLGRWYYRREAVKDLHSTLIRLLNELLPWEPKLVKAYQRNRLRLKKEFDDFKKHPEYSNFVREECVSSTSSDDDDDDEEKVLGKEICPSSDQYRRSEEEDLEHMVPRGLWSGANSREFVTEGTGEHVTRAPPNHLKHPLATVEKATLLPSVQFGFSLTSTSDSGPHSGSEINPSTQFRDSNITSAARMPLSSLSSRPTILHPTTGLPKGYTPIPTLLAKSVGNKVTLMKRPADCPGVSNADVQRKRSLVSMPAKDPAAQSPQSSSQKSPHMQAQGLQQMHVVGHSGMATVMTPLPKPPQTKPGQTVQKGPAQMVKDSSGQVRISVHPVMDQSTAEKIMQQVVILPSNLLIHTAEEKAASLHPQPPKSVQVPASKVSSPVNLSTNVPGFTIPENRIPVQQVAPLKDARTGADSSASAFCQQQAALNPERHGAAQSCTPPVSTQSAMPKPFPIASHHSASPGSVSAEPVQPKDPKQELKTVCIRDSQSILVTTRGGNTGIVKVQTSSDHSVLGSLPTSPVITISPQFKAFLLSKTLPNLSPAVLTQTCTNPTSISLAEPQKQVSSVIKSPSAATTSIFTAVTGSLPVTRQGQNGSMSQITAAAVSPVKNAVVVPSLSVPQSLSPTEAAGKTGVTWAITDERAPANKFILVTPSSCSTSNVAMSKGTNSHAGSRLMFISQAAAPSATAFAGTIPKQAVAPGASGPLLSASSSSRSLKTELRPGGNSESVSNIKMISLPSGLQTLVSGRTTEEKNTGAPASPSKHTPASVSNSGYTPVTTTTITCSNPAQPVSHSVTASFQLQGVPSFTMMSHTGPSTCTSTPGSVPAGNLIRKDLGLAASVAPGAYPARVATTMQGTPTHNSTPALQSSEEASSSQHLKKNQRSTFTATSTSAAITTSVNSTVQQRVVINTTTPLAAGTQILLSNARFVVPPQGLGPGTHVLIISSPSPQQVPTVSAANTGAFLPLPGAGNAAVSSQSPARLPSGIASNSPIATCTAAVGSPLLATPPSVMSVQLTGTSGPASTLLPSKTNVVSALPKLPAAQVDHFASGGLKLASSPPRLGSVPALVSPVTTRPRALNSAALPVRLAARSAMRAEYLSPVLRGVAHPSPRLSGPLSSAPLSLNPPAGAPPSPSSPSPAAGAPLHSPLTAHQVVAVTTPGPSTYAQRMAAPTTSLSQAFLHTGRGSTSAKTQIPVVMQPVLGATRTQILPTVAVPPILSPASKVQTLPVATVPPIGSTVSTFETLPVETMSSSSSTVTITPAQPLTSLKIHNTIHPPDTLTNQAGGKHSTLTSALGIHANVASKLLISPDGAVVSTVQCQVKPAELTACSKPLLALMVPPSSSTRALHTHDSSLEPSQADAK